Within the Streptosporangium album genome, the region ATCCGTCCGTCTCCGGTATCAGCTCAGGACCGTCCTCGGCCGGCTCCGCGTCGAGGTCCGCCCTGCCTTCGGCGAGCCGGGCAGCCAGCAGGTCTCATGGCTGCTCCCGCCAGTGCCGTCCTCCGTGCCCCGTGCCCGCCATCTGGCCCGCGACTGGCTGGCCGGCCGCGACCTCGACGGACAGGCCGGGATCGTCGAGCTCCTCGTCAGCGAACTGGTCACCAACGCCCTGCACCACGCGCGGGGAACGATCCGGCTCGCCCTTCTCTTCGAGGACGGCCTGCTGCGCTGCGAGGTCGAGGACGACAGCCCCGCTCTTCCCCGCCCGTGCCGGGCCCGCGAGGACGATGAGGGAGGACGCGGGCTGCACCTGCTCGAGCTGCTGTCCTGCTGCTGGGGGAGCGCCGGGACAGCCATGGGCAAGGCCGTCTGGTTTGAACTGCCCACACATGCCATTTTCCAGGGCTGAAGGGCCCTCTTCTCCCCTTTCCATCCCTTCGGCCGGGACGCCGGAACAGGCGAGGTCACCACGCGCGCCTGCTCCGGCGTCCCCTGGGCGGCGCGAGGGCCGCGGTCAGGTGCCGGACGGGTGCTCGCCGTCCACGTCCCGGATCTGCTCGCCGATCCAGACGGCGATCTGGGCACGCGAGTGAAAGCCGAGCTTGTTCAGGATGTGCTCGATGTGCCCCTCGGCGGTGCGCTGGGCGATCACCAGCGAAGCCGCGATGTCCTTGTTGCTCAGACCTTGGGCGACGAGCCGGGCGATCTCCGTTTCTCTGCGGGTCAGCGGTGACGGCTCCCTGGTCCCCTCGGAGGGCTTCCCCGCCGTGCTCTCCCTCTCTTCGAGGGCGAAGGAGAGGGCTTCCGCGTAGGGGGTCGCGGCACCTCGTCTGACGGCCGCGTCGAAGGCCGCTTCCCCGAGAGCCTCGCGGGTCCGGGCCTCGCATTCATCGTGGTAACGGATCAGATGCCCGTATCCGGACAGCGGCGCTTCGACCGCCCGCCAGACGGTGTCCAGGATTCCCAGCAGCCTGGCCGCCCTCTGGTACTGGTTCTGTGTGGCGGCGATCCAGGCCAGCACCTCCAGATTGATCCCCACGCCCAGCAGATCGTCGAGCGAGCGGTTGAACCTCAGGCTCTCCTTCTCCAGTTCGGTCGCGCGCCGGACGTCGCCCTGCCGCCAGATCTCGATGCCGAGTGCCATCATCATGTACGCCCTGTGCCAGTTCTCCCCATGGGCATCGCAGAGGGCGAGACAGTCCTCCCCGATGGAGACCGCGTGTGGGGAGTCGCCCTGGAAGGAGTAGGCCAGGGAGAGCCGGATGAGTCCCAGTGCCAGGCCCATCGGGTCACCGGTGGCGCGGTGGAGGGCGATGGCCTCCTGGTAGAGCGGGATCGCGGATTCGGCGTCTCCCCGATACATGGCGACCATCCCCGAGTAGAGCGCGGCGTAGGCAAGAGGCGCCTGTTGCCCCAGCTGCTCCCCGAGCGCCCGGGCCTCTCGCAGCATGACCGTGGCGGAGGCGATGTCGGCCTGGATGATGGCCAGCCAGCTGTTGGCCCACAGTGCGCGGGCCCGTACCTCGCTCGGTGCGGTGTCGGCGAGGAGTGCCCGGTCCAGCCAGCGGCGTCCCTCGGAGAGATAGTAGCTCGTGATCCAGTGATAGAGCAGGTCAGCAGTCATTTCCAGGCCGGCCGCAGGGGCCGTCGGCTCGGTGAAGCAGTACTCCAGGGCGCTGCGCAGGTTGGCGTGCTCAAGCCGTAGCCTGCTGAACCAGGCCACCTGGAGCGGGCCGAACCGTTGCGTGTACGCCTCAGCCGCGAGCTTCCGGTAGTAGTCGCGGTGCCGCTGTTGCAGCGCGCTCTCCTGCCCGGAGGCCACCAGCCGCTCCTGGCCGTACTGCCGGACCGTCTCCAGCAGTCGGTACCGCGCCGCCGGGAGATGGGACGGATGATCATCTCTCACCAGGATGGACTTGTCCACCAGCCCCATCACCAGTTCGGCGACCTCCTCGCGGTCGATCCCCTCACCGGAGCAGATCTCCTCGGCGGCCTCCAGATCCAGGCCGTCGGAGAACACCGATACGCGCGCCCACAGCAGCCTCTCCCGCTCGGTGCACAGGGCATGGCTCCAGTCGATCAGCGCGCGCAGTGTCTGCTGGCGGGGCAGTGCCGCCGGCGATCCGGCGGTGAGCATCCGGAACCGGTCGTCCAGCCTGGCCAGCAGTTGCTCGACGGTGAGCGCCCGCAGCCGGACGGCCGCCAGTTCGATCGCGAGCGGAATGCCGTCCAGCCGGCGGCAGATCCACTCCACGGCGTCCCGGTTGTCCTCGGTGAGGGCGAAATCCGGCAGGACGGCCCTCGCCCGCTCGACGAACAGCCGTATCGCGTCACACTGCGCGAGCGATCCGATGGGGAGGCGCGAGATGCCGGGAGACGGCACGGAGAGTGTCGGCACGGGCATCGTCTGCTCGCCGACGATGCCCAGAGGCTGGCGGCTGGTGGCGAGAATCCGCACGGCGGACGTGGAGCGGATCAGCGTTTCGGCCAACACGGCGCAGTCGCGTAACAGGTGCTCGCAGTTGTCCAGGATCAACAGTACCTGCCTGTCGCGCAGGTGATCGGTGAGCACCTCCATGAGCGGCCGGGAGGAGTGGACCTGGATCTTCATCGCCTCGGTCACCGACTGGACGAGCAGTTCGGGACTCGGCAGCCCGGCGAGGTCGACCAGCCACACGCCGTCCCGGAAGGCCCGCCCCATCTCGGCCGCGACCCGTAGGGCGAGCCTGGTCTTGCCGACCCCGCCGACGCCGGTGAGAGTCAGCAGGCGCGCCTCGCACAGCAGCCGTCTGGTCTCGGCCACCTCGTGCCGACGCCCCACGAAACTGGTCACCTCGGCAGGCAGGCCCGCGGCCTGCCTGCGCTTCGGATCGGTCGGTGTCGTTGTGCTCATCAGCGCCTCGCGTCGGCTCCGGCCAGTGGGTCACCGTGCGCTGGAAACGGGCCGACAGCATCCACATTATGTCCAGGCCGTTTCTGCCGCACCTGTCATGTCGCGATGGCACCGCTCGCACCGCCCCCTCCGGCCATGAATCCGACGGCGCGGGAGCGCGCGGCGGCCGGCGCACCATCGTGGCCCGGTCACCTGCCGTCGATCATCAAGCCGGTGGGGCCGACCGGCTCACAAGGGTGTCGCCTCCGGCGGATCCGTCGGGAACGGGCCCGTCGTCGGTGGCCTGCTCCGAGCCGTCGGGACTCGGGTCCGGGGCGCAGGGGGGCAGGCTGAGCCTCATATCGCTGGACCGCATGTCACCGCCGGGGACGGTGGTGATCGTCACCACCCGGTGGGCGTACTCGCCGCATCCGGGCAGTGGGGCGAACCTCAGGGAGACCTCGCGCGCGTAGTCGGTCTGGCCGGACAGCTCCAGGGTCTGGACGTCGCTGGTGAACCCGCCCCCACCACCGACGACCTTCTGGGCGGACCCCAGCTTCACCGTCACCGCGGAGGTGCCGACGGTCCGGACCCGGAAGCGGACCGTGGTGCCGTCGAAGGAGGTGATGTCCACGCTCTCGACCGAGGGCGCCGGACACGGGGCGCCCCTGACCTCCGTCGTGCGGCTCTGCGGGCCACCGGCGGCCTGAGGCGAGGTGGAGACCGTTACCCGCCGGTAGAGGGTCTGCCCGCAGGCCGGGACCGTGAAGGCGTGCGGAACGGTGGGTGAGTAGACATCGGCTCCGGTGAGCGTGAAGCGGCGCGAGGGTGCCTCTGTGAGCCGGTCGGGGGCCTGTCCCTCGGCGAACCCGACGGTGAGTACGACGTCCGCCGTGGTCGACGCCCGCAGGCCGATCGTGGTGCCGCCCGTGTCGATGCCGGTGATCGTCAGGCCGCTGACCGTCTGCGCGGGCGGCGGCGGCACCGTGGGGGTCGGGCTGGGCGCCGCCGGGGGAGTCCTCGACGGGGTCGGGGCGGGGTGGGCAGGACGGGTGGGGCGGGTGGGACGGTCCGGGTTGGCGCTCTCCGAGGAGGGCGCGGCCTGGCCGGTGCCGGCGCGCCGCGACGGCCCGAGAGTGGTGACCGGCTCGGGCGGCGGAGATCCCGTGTCCCTTCCCGAGGGAGTCTTCGCCGGAGGCCCCGGCGCCTCGCCCGCGGGCGGCCGAGGCGCCGGAGTGAAGATCGCGTCGGCGGAGAGCCTGTCAGGTGTCCGGCCGGCGGCGACCAGGCCGACGGTGACCGCAGCGGTGATCACCGCCACCCCGGCCAGCACCCGGGGACCCGGCCGGGGACGGCGTATCCCGCCCATCCGGCCGGCTGCACTCCGCGCCGGTGAGCCGCTCACCGGCGACGTGGACCTGGCCAGCGGGAACGTCAGCGCCAGCAGCGTGGCGAGCTCGGCCAGATGCCGTCGGCCACGCTGTTCCCATTCGGGCCCGTAGGCCGACAGCGCCGCCGTCTCCAGCTCCGCGACGAACGCCTCCGCTGTCGGCGGCCGGTCAGCCCGGTCCTTGGCCATGCCCCGGGCGATCAGCTTGCGCACCGAGCTCGGCACCGCCTCCAGCGGGATCGGCGCCGTCCGGTGCCGGTGCATGAGCGTGGTGGGGTGGTCCGTCCCGTATGGCCTGCGCCCGGTGAGGCACTCGAAGAACACGCATGTGGCGGCGTACACGTCGCTCGCGGGGCCGGCCGGCTCCCCCGCCCACAGCTCGGGCGCCGAGTAGGACGGGGTGCCCGCGGGCGTGTCCTCCTCCCCTGACCGGGCGGCGATGCCGAAGTCGGCCAGCTTGCCGGTGCCGTCCGCCTGGATCAGCACGTTCTCCGGCTTGTAGTCGCGGTGCGCGACCCCTGCGGAGTGCGCGGCCGCCAGGCCGGCCAGTGAACCCTTGAGCACCGCCAGCGCGGCCTCGGGACTCGTGGTGCCGTGCTCGTCCAGGATCTTCCTGAGCGCGACGCCGTCCACCAGTTCCATCACGACCGCGGCTTCGAGCACGTCCTCGTAGTACTCGTAGAACCGGACCATGTTCGGGTCACGCAGCTCCACCATGATCCGTGCGTGCTCGCGGAAGCACGTCATGAACGCGTGGTCGTCCCGCAGGGCGGCGCTCAGGTATTTGATGGCCACGTAGGCGCCGGTGGAGGTATAGGTGGCCAGCACCACCCGGCCGCTCCCTCCGGTGCCGAGCTCTCGCACCTCGCGGTATCCCGGAACCATTCAGTCCCCCTCCGAGCGCCGTTGTCTGTTCGACGGTCTCACCCCCGCGGTCGGTTGTCATGGTTCGCGAACTTTCGCGGAGGGTGGTGAGGTGATTATCTTTTGTCACCGGCTGCGGGGGTCTGATGCGTGGGCTGAGGCGTGCTGTCTCCGCAGGGACCGTTCAGCGGTCTGCTCCGGTGCCGACCCCTCGGAGCAGGGTGTCGATGACCTGGATGGCGAGGGTGTCGGGGTCGCCCTCGCTCTGCGCCGCCTCGTGGATGAGGGCGTAGTAGACGCGCCGGGTCCAGAGGAGATCGGCATCGGGCCGCAGGACGCCGGTCTCGCGGGCACGGCGGAACATCTGGTCGCACCTGTCCAGCACGGAGGCGTGGACCTGGTTGACCTCGGAGTCACCCGTGGAGGTCCGGCTCATGGCGAACCCCCAGTCGATCTTGACGCGGAGGACGTTCGCGGTCACCTGGTGAAGGACGACCAGCGGCGGAGCCGTCGAGGAGTGGGCGGACTCCACGGCCGCGTCGAACTGGCGGGTGGCCCAGGCCGTCATGGCGCCCACGAGTGCCTCACGGGAGGCGAACCGGCGGTGAACGGTGGTGCGGGCGACGCCGGCGGCCTCGGCGATCTGCTCCATGGTCGCGGCGGGATTCCTGCTCAGAACCCGTTCGGCCGCCTCCAGGATCGTCAGCACGGTCCGCTCGGCATCCGCGCGGCGCGCTCGGCCGCCGTGGCTCGCCATCTCTCCTTCGGTCACGGATCGGAGACTACACCAGAGACGCCATACCGGCATCAGTTGCACCATTGATGTTGCATTTAGTACGTTCAATGCGTCTTTGGTGATGCGAATCGTGAAAGGATCCTCATGGACATGCGACTGAACGGGAAGACCGCCGTGGTGACCGGGGCCAGCCGCGGGATCGGGCTGGCGATCGTGTCCGCGCTCACCGCCGAGGGGATGCGGGTGATGGCCGGCGCGCGTACGGTCACACCCGGGCTGAAGGAGACCGGCGCGGTCGCCGTGCCCGTGGACCTGTCCACCCCGGACGGCCCGGCGCTGCTGGTCGGTGCGGCGCTGGCGGAGTTCGGCGAGGTCGACCTGCTCGTCAACAACGTCGGCGGTGGCGACGGTGGCGAGGGCCAGACGGACGGCTTCCTGGGATTCGACGACGAGCAGTGGCGGCAGGCGTTCGACCTCAACTTCCTCAGCGCGGTCCGCGCCACCCGGGCCGCGCTTCCCAGCCTCCTGCGGAGCCGGGGAGGCATCGTCAACATCTCTTCCAACGGAGCCCGGATGCCGCACGCCGGGCCGGTCGCCTACACCACCGCGAAGGCGGCGCTGACCGCGTTCGGCAAGGCTCTCGCCGAGGAGTTCGGTCCCAGGGGGGTGCGCGTCAACACCGTCTCTCCCGGCCCGGTGCGCACCGCCATGTGGGAGGACCCGGCCGGGTACGGCGCGGCGCTCGCCAGGTCGATGGGACTGGAGCACGGGCAGGTGCTGGCGCAGCTCCCGGCCTGGTCGGGCATGACCACGGGCCGTCTGGTCGAGCCGGCCGAGGTGGCCGCCCTGGTCGTCCACCTCGCCTCCCCCCACGCCGCCAGCGTCAGCGGCGCCGACTATCTGATCGACGGCGGAGCGGTCAAGACCGTCTGAGCCGGCGCGGGCAGCCTCCCGGCTCTCCGTGGCGGGCTGCCCGCCACGGCCGCGCCGGGAGGTCGCCCGGCTTGTAGAGCGCCGTCTCGATCCCGACGGACTCCACGACAACGGCGACCACCGGTCCCGAGCGCCGGCATGCCGGTCTCCTCGCGGACGCGGTGGGCCTCCCTGCGGTAGCGGAGACCCACCACGCGGGGTGGAACGCCTGATCGGCGAGGAGAGCGGGGTGACCACCGCTGATCAGGCGGGTTCAGGACCTCACGGGTAGGAGACGACCTTGGAGGGGACCGTCGCCGTGCCGGAGGCGGGGCCTCCGGTGCCGTTGATCACGTGGTTGACCCGGCCGTTGCCGCCGAGGGACACGGTGAGCAGGCTGTGGAACTTGACGCCCGGCTTCGCCGGAGTCTCGAACCCGTTTTCCACCTCGATCGTCGGATCGACGTTGAAGTAGACGTAGCTGCCGAGACCCCAGCCCTCGTGGGTGTTGACCGCGGGGCCGACCTTGTAGGCCGCCCACCCCTTGGTGCTGCCGTTCATGTAGGCCGCCTGGTTCGGCGGGTCGTACGCCTTCTCGTTCTGGAAGAAGATCGTCCGGCCGCGCTCGCCGTACCACTCCACGTCGTACTTGCGGTAGTGCTCGACGAACAGGCCGGTGATCAGGACGTCGTCGCCGTTGACGATCAGGCCGGTCTCGGCGGTGTTGACGTTCCAGCCGATGCCGTCACCGTGGTCACCGCGCCACAGCCAGGTATGGTCGATGATCACGTCGTCGCTGTTGACGACCACGCTGGTGGTGGCGTTGCCGGCGAAGGCGCCGCCGATCCGGACGAACACGTCCTGCAGCGTGGTCGGGTTGGCGGCGTGGTCCGCGCTCGACCCCTGCGGGCCGACCTCGATGAGCACGTCGGACTTCTGCGGGCCCGCGTCGACCAGGAAGCCGGCGAGTTTCACGCCGTCCACGTCGGCCACCTTGACCGCGCTGGCGCCGCCGCCCGGGATGATCGTGGCCAGGCCGAGGCCCAGGACCACGGTGTTCGCCCGGGTCACGTTGATCGGCTGGTTGAGGTTGTAGATGCCGGGGGTGAGCAGCAGGTTCAGGCCCTGGCCGAGCGCGGCGTTGATGGTCGCGGCCGAGTCGCCGGGCTTGGCGACGTAGAACTGGCTGAGCGGGAGCGAGGTGCCGGGGGTGGGCCCGTTCGCCCAGCTCACGCCGCTCGCGTTGGTCCGCTTGGAGGGGACGAACACCCGGTAGCCGCTGCCGTCCGCGTAGAGGTACGGCTTCTCGCGGCTGATCGGGGTGTTGTCCAGCGTGGTGTAGGACTTGCCGGCGAAGTCGGTGGCGGGAGCGCCCTGCACCCCGGAGAACACCATGTTCCACACGCCGTTGACCCAGCCGCCGACGGAGCTGTCCCGGGTGTACCACTGCTGCTGCGAGTACGGGCCGACGGCGCCGTCGATCTTGCTGTCGGCTATGTAGCCGCCGCTGGCCCAGCCGTAGCCGGTGGGTGCCAGGTTCAGCGCGCCCTTGATGTGCATGCGGCGGAACGGCGCGGCCTGGGAGACCGCCCACTGGTTGGTGCCGCCGGGCGGCTGGACCGACAGGTTCTCCGTGGAGCGCCAGAAGTTCTGGGTGGCGTTGCCGCCGAACCAGCCCGCGTCGACGGTCACGCCGTTGAGGGTGACGTCGTCGGGCGACTGGCCCAGGCCCATGATCGAGGTGTAGAAGCCGACCTTGGCGTTCACGTTGTAGGTGCCCGGCTTGAACAGGAAGGCGTGGCGCCCGGTGCCGAACTGGGCCGACTCCTGCTGCTGGAAGACCGCGTCCAACTGGCTCTGGATGCCGGCGCTGGACATCGACGGGTCGAAGACGTGGACGTTCGGGCCCAGTTCCCCGCCGCCGGGGATCACCGGGCCGTCCGATGTGGTGTAAACGGCGAACTCCCACAGTGAATAGCCGTAGGGGGTGGCCCGCGTGGTGCCCTGCATCCGGACGTACCGGGCGGAGCCGCTCACGTCATGTGACTGAACGCCGCCGGTGGCGCCGGTGACGGTCTTCAGGTCGGTCCAGGTGGTGCCGTTGGCCGACCCCTGGAGCTTGAAGGCACTCGCGTACGCGGCCTCCCACCTCAGGTCAATCCTGCAGACGGTCTGGGCCGAACCGAGGTCCACCTGGATCCACTGCGCGTCGCCGGCGGCGCTGGCCCAGCGGGTTCCGTCGTTGCCGTCGAAGGCGGCGCTCGCGGGGGTTCCGGCGTTCTCGGTCGAGGAGGCGCTGGAGGTCTTGTTCAGCGCGGCATCGGTGGTTCCGCACTGGCCTCCGGTGCCTCCGCCGGCGCCGAAGACCTGAAACTCCCACAGGGAGTAGCCGTAGCCGGTGGCCCGCGTCGTGCCGAGCATCCGGACGTACCGGCCGCTGCCGGTGACGTCCCAGGTGTCGGTCCCGCCATCACCGCCGGTGACGGTCTTGAGGTCCGTCCAGGTGGTCCCGTTCTCGGATGCCTGGATCTTGTACCCGCTGCCGTAGGCGGCCTCCCAGTTCAGCACGATCCTGCTGATGCCGGCCGAGGCTCCCAGGTCCACCTGGATCCACTGCGGGTCACCGGCCACGCTGGACCAGCGGGTGCCGGTGTTGCCGTCGACCGCGTTGGCCGGGCCGGTGCCGCCGTTCTCGGACGAGGAGGCCGTCGCGGCCTTGCCCTGTGACAACAGCGTGTCCGCCAGGGCCGGACTGGACGGTACGGCGATCAGAGCCGCTACGACCGCCGAAGCAGCCCATAAAGCGGCAGGACGGAACAGACCTCTCATGCTTGTCTCCACAGGGGATCGGGGGGTGGAAGGTCTAACGGCAGGCAGGCGCGACCGGTGACATGATGTAAATCAACGCCTTATTTCTTTACTTGATTTAACTTATTAGAAAGATGGCCGTCAAGAGGCGGGGCTTCACTCCTGAGCCGGGTTCAGCCGTCCGGCTCCGCCGCCGCTCGTACCGGCGGTGAAGCTCGGGTGGGCCGTCCTGTTCGGGCGGAAGGCGCGGTGCGACAGGACCCTGGCGCATACCGTCCGGATGGTCGAGGAGGCCGGCGGTCCGATCGCGTCAGTGGTCGGGGATCCGGGTGCGACGGCATCCCGCACGCGACCTTACGGCCGGTCGCGCTTCTTCCGGGACGGCGTGGCCGGAGGTGTCGGGCCGGGGGTCACTTGGGCGGGAGTGTCCACGTCACGGTGCGGGTCAACGCCCCGTGGGTGTCGTAGGACCTGGCCCATCCCAGGGTTTCGAACCGCCCGTTCTCCTGGTTGATCCACTTGTCTTCCCGGTTGAAGTTGTAGCGGTCATAGGCATGGATGGTGACCTCCATGGTCGCCTGATCGCCATTGACCTTGACGTCGGAGCTGCCCCAGATCGAGTGGCGGCCGAGTGCGTACTCCCAGTTCTTGGTCGCGCTGTCCGTGACCTTCGCCGGCTCACCCGTCATCTGGAAGTCCCGCTGGCCGGTCTCCCGGTAGAGACGCTCGGCGTTCTCCTGCGCTCGGCGTATCTCCGCGTCGACGGCCTCACGGACCGCCTTGTCCTCGTGGTAGGCCTTGTCGTAGTCGATCCGGTAGTCGGTGCCGGAGCCGTCCAGGTAATGTTTGAAGGTGGCCGCCGCCTCGTCGTAACCGGGCATCGCCTCCTCGCCGTGCAGCAGCGCCTGCCATTTGTACCAGAGCGCGTAGTCCCCCGGTGAGGGCCGCGCGTCGGGGTCGTACGGCCAGGGATCGTCGTAGGGAATCCCGGGATCCCGAGGCGGGCCAAGGTCGTACTTCCCGTCCCGCGGGCCCTCCTCCGGAGACTGCGGCGGCGGATGCGGGTGCGCTTCCGGCCGCTGTTCCATCATCCACGTGGCACCCGAAGCCGTCGCGAGCACACCTGCGGGCCCGGCCGCCCTGCCGAAGCGCGAGCCTTTCGCGGCCGCTGAGAATGTGGGGGCCTTGGCGCCGAGCAGGCGGCGCAGGCGGGTCTCCACGACCCGGATCAGTTTCTGGCCGAAGTATCGTTCGAGTTTGTGGCGCAGGGTCGCCACGGCTTTTTTGGCGAAGAGGCGCAGGGCCGCGATGAAGCTCCGGGCCTGGAGCGCGGCGAGGCCGCCGGAGATCACTGCCGTGGTCATCGCCCAGGCCACGGCGATCAGGGCGTAGGTCGCGAGGAGTTTCAGGAGGAGCTTGACGATTGTGATGACCTTGGCGAACAGGTTGTGGCCGTCTGCCAGGGCGTGCAGGGAGGCCGCGAGGTTCGGCAGGTGTCCGGTCTGCTTGTCGTCGCCTTGGTAGTCGGCCCAGTGGTCGTTGAGCTCGTCGATGTGGTCGCCGGAGTTCTTCGTGGCGGCGTGCGTGACGGCGCCGTTGGCCGTCGGGTTCACCTCGCCGGTGAGGGCGGTGGCGCAGGCGTGGAGGGCCGCCCCGCACGCGTGGAGGTGGCCTTCGTCTTCTGGTGGCCATTCCACGCCGAGCAGGCCGAACGGGGACTGCAGGTGGGCTGGGAGGGTCACTGCCATCGTGTCAGGCCTTGCGGGGGGTGCTTGCCGGGGTGATGGCCTGGATGGTGTCCTGAATGTCGAGCTCGTTCACGCGCATGGTGTGCGCCATCGTCTGGACGCCCTCCCCGGTCAGGTAGAGGTTGCCGTGAAGCCGTCCGCAGGCCTGATGGAGCAGTTCGGTGAGCTGGTCCATGTCCTGGCCGGTGGCGCTGCCGCCCCATGCCGTTCCTCCGGTGCCATGGACGACTGCGAGCAGGTTGCCGGTATGCCGCCGGAACAGATCGGCGGTGTCCAGCAGGTGCCGGCCCGCCTCGTTCAGCGATGCGTGGTCGAACCGGAGTTCCTCACTCACCGTCCACCTCCCACGGCAACGGTCCGTCTTTCACGGATGGGACTTTAGCGGATCTTGGTGTTCGACGGTAAGCATGCAGGCCGTGCCCGTACGGAGGTGACGTGATCGCCGGATGCGATCGGCGGTGCGCGTGTGCCCAGGTGTCAGACAGGGACAACAGGGGTAATTTGATGATCTTGCGGACGGCGACGTCTTGGTGCGACCCTGGTGTCGATGTCCCGGAACCAAGGAAGGCATTCATGGCCCCGGAACCTGACGGCCAGACGAGGCCCACACCGATCAGCAGCTCCGACCTGTGGGATCTGAAGTCCGATCCGGCCCGGCTGGAGATGCTCGCCGACACCTGGCGGAGCCTGGGGACCAAGGCGGGCTCTGCGGAGGGCAAGGTCAACAATGCCGCGCAGAACGTGTTCTCCAACGAACACTGGACGGGCGACACCGCTGACGCGTTCAACGACTACCGCAAGAAGTTGACCGCCGATGTCGAACTGTTCGGCGCGTGGGCGACCAACATCGCCGACACGCTCGACCTCACGGCCACCACGCTGCGCGTGCAGCAAGGGCTCCTCGACGAGGAACGCCGGAAACTCAACGCGGTGCCGGTGAGCACGGACCTCGCGGGTGTGACCTTCCGTCCGAAGGACGCCGAGCAGTCGAGCCTGGTCAGCGGGGCGATCTCGACGGCGACGGAGATCCGCAAACGGGTGGACGGGGTGCTTGAGGAGAAGCGGCAGGACCTCAAGTTCTACCAGGACCAGTTCGACCTGATAGCCAAGCAGTGGAAGCCCCGTACGGTGCGCCTGCTGAACCTCAACGTCGGCCAGGGCGCCGGCAACTCTCCGGGCAACTCCGCCGGCACGGACTCCGGCGAGGACATCTCCAAGATCGCGCAGGTGGTCGCCGACCAGGACGCGGACATCGCCACCGTGCAGGAGGTCTTCAAGCACGACATGTGGGACCTCGAGGAGGAGCTCGAAAGCCGCACCGGGGACAACTGGGACGTCAAGTTCGAAGAGGCGAGCAAGAAGTACCACGCCAGCGACGACTTGCCCATCCTCGGGGACGTGATCAACGCGCCGTTCGGCAACGCCGTGCTCGTCCGCGAAGGCGACGTCATCGAGGGCACGGGGGACAGCGAGCGGATCAAGCTCGACGTCGACGGCGGAAGCATCACCCTTCCGGCCAGCGCGCCGGGGACGGGCGACACACGGATCGACGACGGCGAGGGGCGGTCCGCGGCCAAGACGGAGGTCAACATCAGGCCGAGGTGAGCGGCCTACCAGTTCGGGATCTCCACGTCGACCTGCTGGCCGTCGTGGTCGGAGGTGGCCCCGTCCACCAGGACGGGCTGCCCGCTCATGGTGAGGCCCGGCGAGCCGGTCACGTGGTCGATGCGGGTGCCCGAGGGTGAGGTGCCGACGACCTTCCCGTCCTCGTCGGCCGCGCCCGAGTAGACCGTGTAGCCCTCCTCCTTGAGGTCGTGGATGGCATCGGCGGAGGAGGTGTTCTTCGGGTTGTCGCCGTTGTTCGTCACGATGTTGAGGTCGGCGCCCAGCAGCGACGGGCCGCGGTTCATGGCGTCGTGGAGCTTGTCGATCTGACCGGTCCGCACGAAGTCGTCATATTTGTGCAGACCGTGGCTGTGCACGTGGGCGCTGTAGACGTCGAAGCCCTTGGCGGCGTCGGCGAAGAGACGGTCGGCGATCTCGTCGTCCAGCTCCTTGAAAGCGGTGATGACCTTGCGAAGCCGTCCCTGGTCCGAGTCGAGCACCCCGATGAGGATCTCCGCCAGGCCGTCGGCCGCCGCCTGCAGATCCGCGTGCGCGGACCCCGCCGCGGTGGCCTTGTCGGTGTTGCCGAACGCGTTGGAGCCGGGC harbors:
- a CDS encoding WXG100-like domain-containing protein, with product MAVTLPAHLQSPFGLLGVEWPPEDEGHLHACGAALHACATALTGEVNPTANGAVTHAATKNSGDHIDELNDHWADYQGDDKQTGHLPNLAASLHALADGHNLFAKVITIVKLLLKLLATYALIAVAWAMTTAVISGGLAALQARSFIAALRLFAKKAVATLRHKLERYFGQKLIRVVETRLRRLLGAKAPTFSAAAKGSRFGRAAGPAGVLATASGATWMMEQRPEAHPHPPPQSPEEGPRDGKYDLGPPRDPGIPYDDPWPYDPDARPSPGDYALWYKWQALLHGEEAMPGYDEAAATFKHYLDGSGTDYRIDYDKAYHEDKAVREAVDAEIRRAQENAERLYRETGQRDFQMTGEPAKVTDSATKNWEYALGRHSIWGSSDVKVNGDQATMEVTIHAYDRYNFNREDKWINQENGRFETLGWARSYDTHGALTRTVTWTLPPK
- a CDS encoding endonuclease/exonuclease/phosphatase family protein, whose translation is MDVTPSMKFSSVSELADQVDEARKAVEQGRAALAGGPGAVTYVPVPSVPGSNAFGNTDKATAAGSAHADLQAAADGLAEILIGVLDSDQGRLRKVITAFKELDDEIADRLFADAAKGFDVYSAHVHSHGLHKYDDFVRTGQIDKLHDAMNRGPSLLGADLNIVTNNGDNPKNTSSADAIHDLKEEGYTVYSGAADEDGKVVGTSPSGTRIDHVTGSPGLTMSGQPVLVDGATSDHDGQQVDVEIPNW
- a CDS encoding discoidin domain-containing protein; amino-acid sequence: MRGLFRPAALWAASAVVAALIAVPSSPALADTLLSQGKAATASSSENGGTGPANAVDGNTGTRWSSVAGDPQWIQVDLGASAGISRIVLNWEAAYGSGYKIQASENGTTWTDLKTVTGGDGGTDTWDVTGSGRYVRMLGTTRATGYGYSLWEFQVFGAGGGTGGQCGTTDAALNKTSSASSTENAGTPASAAFDGNDGTRWASAAGDAQWIQVDLGSAQTVCRIDLRWEAAYASAFKLQGSANGTTWTDLKTVTGATGGVQSHDVSGSARYVRMQGTTRATPYGYSLWEFAVYTTSDGPVIPGGGELGPNVHVFDPSMSSAGIQSQLDAVFQQQESAQFGTGRHAFLFKPGTYNVNAKVGFYTSIMGLGQSPDDVTLNGVTVDAGWFGGNATQNFWRSTENLSVQPPGGTNQWAVSQAAPFRRMHIKGALNLAPTGYGWASGGYIADSKIDGAVGPYSQQQWYTRDSSVGGWVNGVWNMVFSGVQGAPATDFAGKSYTTLDNTPISREKPYLYADGSGYRVFVPSKRTNASGVSWANGPTPGTSLPLSQFYVAKPGDSAATINAALGQGLNLLLTPGIYNLNQPINVTRANTVVLGLGLATIIPGGGASAVKVADVDGVKLAGFLVDAGPQKSDVLIEVGPQGSSADHAANPTTLQDVFVRIGGAFAGNATTSVVVNSDDVIIDHTWLWRGDHGDGIGWNVNTAETGLIVNGDDVLITGLFVEHYRKYDVEWYGERGRTIFFQNEKAYDPPNQAAYMNGSTKGWAAYKVGPAVNTHEGWGLGSYVYFNVDPTIEVENGFETPAKPGVKFHSLLTVSLGGNGRVNHVINGTGGPASGTATVPSKVVSYP